The window GAGCGCCGACTGACCGACGCCGACGCGCCGCGGCGCCCGGGACCGCCGTGGCGACGGGCGTCTCCCGGACGTCCCGGTACACTTTTTTGTCGGCTGGCGAAAGAGGATGCAATGGCCGGAAACAGCACGTCAGTCGTCCTCGCAGCGCTGTTCGCGAACGGCGCCATCGCGATCCTGAAGTTCGGCGGGTTCGTCCTGACGGGAAGCCCGGCGATGCTCGCCGAGACGTACCACTCGATATCGGACACCGGGAACCAGGTGTTCCTGCTGATCGGCATCAGGTACGGCGGGCGGGAGCGCGACCGGGACCACCCGTTCGGCTACGGGAAGGCGCAGTTCTTCTACAGCTTCCTCGTGAGCGTGTTCCTGTTCGGCATCGCGGGCTGGGAGAGCGCCAAGCACGGCTACGAGGCCGTGATGCACGGCGAGACCACCGCGGTCGAGGGGGCCGTGACGATCCCCGTCGTCGCGGCGGAGATTCCGGGGATCTGGGTCAACTACAGCGTTCTGCTGGGCGGGATCGTCTTCGAGACGTGGGCGCTGGTCAAGGCGCGCGCCGCCATGCAGGCCGAGATCGAGGAGAAAGGCTACAGCGGCTACGTCGAGGCGTTCCGGAAGACCAGCCGGAC is drawn from Natronoarchaeum mannanilyticum and contains these coding sequences:
- a CDS encoding cation diffusion facilitator family transporter, encoding MAGNSTSVVLAALFANGAIAILKFGGFVLTGSPAMLAETYHSISDTGNQVFLLIGIRYGGRERDRDHPFGYGKAQFFYSFLVSVFLFGIAGWESAKHGYEAVMHGETTAVEGAVTIPVVAAEIPGIWVNYSVLLGGIVFETWALVKARAAMQAEIEEKGYSGYVEAFRKTSRTTILTALTEDTIALAGLGIALLGIFLTRWTGNYIFDASAALLIGIMLMGFALALAWENKRLILGESLPDDEEQKLRATITETDGVASIVGLRTVYFGPEEVLVTADVSFEPDLDAETVERRIDEMETRIRERNPDIGKIYVEPDGERAA